The Candidatus Aegiribacteria sp. genome has a segment encoding these proteins:
- the moaA gene encoding GTP 3',8-cyclase MoaA, with product MKDRNGREINYLRLSVTDRCNLRCVYCMPESGVPLIDHADILSVEEVVRVVRIINDSVGLSKVRITGGEPLVRRGVLQIIKGISRIGIEELTLTTNGLLLKQMSKQLAEAGIQRVNISLDSLRDHRLKKISRRDISLHDIEKAIYAAFDAGLKPVRINCVLMRGINDDEIAEFLEWGKKMGVTVRFIEHMPSSLNQSIFVSRDEIIQHASITGTIRRRKDDGGTAGIYTVGEGADTFGIIAPFSDPMCKNCNRIRLSARGTLVPCLASTEEISIREPVRNGADDESISRLVRQMVINKPDSHGGCVSTEMWKIGG from the coding sequence GTGAAAGATAGGAACGGAAGGGAAATAAACTACCTGAGACTGTCCGTGACTGACAGGTGCAATCTCAGATGCGTCTACTGTATGCCGGAATCAGGCGTTCCGCTAATCGACCATGCAGATATCCTTTCTGTTGAAGAGGTCGTGCGCGTTGTTCGGATTATCAATGATTCAGTTGGCCTGTCAAAGGTGAGAATAACCGGAGGTGAACCCCTTGTGCGAAGAGGGGTGCTGCAGATAATAAAAGGAATTTCCCGCATCGGTATTGAAGAACTTACCCTGACAACCAATGGATTACTTCTGAAGCAGATGTCGAAGCAGCTTGCTGAAGCTGGAATACAGCGAGTGAATATCAGTCTGGACAGCCTGCGGGACCACAGGCTGAAGAAAATCTCGCGGAGAGACATCTCCCTGCATGATATAGAGAAAGCGATTTATGCAGCATTTGATGCGGGGCTGAAACCTGTCAGGATAAACTGCGTCCTCATGCGAGGAATAAACGATGATGAAATAGCTGAATTCCTCGAATGGGGAAAAAAAATGGGGGTCACGGTCCGTTTCATTGAGCACATGCCTTCCAGCCTCAACCAGAGCATTTTCGTTTCAAGGGATGAGATCATTCAGCACGCTTCAATTACAGGAACCATCCGCCGTCGGAAAGATGATGGAGGCACAGCTGGAATCTATACGGTTGGAGAAGGTGCTGATACATTCGGGATCATTGCTCCCTTCTCTGACCCTATGTGCAAAAATTGCAACAGGATAAGACTATCTGCAAGAGGCACGCTTGTACCCTGTCTTGCATCGACAGAAGAAATTTCTATCAGGGAACCTGTGCGTAACGGAGCTGATGATGAGAGCATCTCCAGGCTTGTACGGCAAATGGTAATCAATAAACCTGACTCACATGGTGGCTGCGTAAGCACGGAAATGTGGAAGATTGGCGGGTAG
- a CDS encoding molybdopterin molybdotransferase MoeA, whose protein sequence is MISTADALQIVLENSGQPLVIQLPLDSAAGFVLASDIHSDIDMPPFNRSAMDGYAITGNGLRYELLEEIVAGDSGSVTLGKGLAAPIMTGAPVPEGADRIVIVENSRVEESVLYLDEVPDPGANICWRGQDIKGGQTVLEHGTRLASQHLGIAAAAGMGVLDVFSKPRIALVTTGTEVIPPTWKPSPGAVRNANMSLVNAQLSLGGFPVDMSVHSADDPESLKATFQQLLRYTDVLIVAGGVSKGTRDFVPSVLESLGVKLHIRTVAQKPGKPLLFGNDSEGRPVFGLPGNPVSVMVSIEEYVLPLLRKRAGCKGYHKRVYHGEITSDYRKKPGRLHFLRVIAYRESHTWKLHHPESSGSGDLMSTVNVNALALAGEDVVSLRSGDILSFHFFYSTAGELSFA, encoded by the coding sequence ATGATCTCTACTGCAGATGCTCTTCAAATAGTACTTGAGAATTCAGGACAGCCGCTCGTTATTCAATTACCTCTCGATAGTGCTGCCGGCTTCGTACTGGCAAGTGATATCCATTCCGATATAGATATGCCGCCCTTCAATCGTTCCGCCATGGATGGCTATGCGATTACTGGTAACGGATTGAGATATGAGCTTCTTGAAGAGATTGTTGCCGGGGATTCAGGTTCAGTCACTCTTGGAAAAGGTCTGGCCGCTCCGATTATGACAGGTGCTCCAGTTCCAGAAGGGGCCGACAGAATTGTGATTGTCGAAAACTCCAGAGTCGAGGAATCCGTTCTTTACCTTGATGAAGTACCTGATCCCGGAGCAAATATCTGCTGGCGAGGGCAGGATATAAAGGGGGGTCAGACGGTATTGGAGCATGGCACCAGACTGGCCAGTCAGCATCTTGGAATAGCTGCTGCTGCGGGCATGGGTGTTCTGGACGTGTTCAGCAAACCAAGGATTGCACTAGTCACAACCGGAACAGAAGTCATTCCACCAACATGGAAACCATCTCCAGGTGCCGTCAGAAACGCAAATATGTCTCTTGTAAATGCACAGCTGTCATTGGGTGGATTTCCCGTGGATATGTCAGTTCACTCTGCTGATGATCCCGAATCATTGAAAGCGACTTTTCAGCAGCTTCTGAGATATACCGATGTACTGATTGTGGCAGGAGGTGTTTCAAAGGGTACAAGAGATTTCGTTCCGTCAGTTCTTGAATCCCTCGGAGTAAAACTGCATATCAGAACTGTGGCTCAGAAACCCGGTAAACCGCTGCTGTTCGGAAACGATTCGGAAGGAAGACCTGTCTTTGGACTCCCGGGAAATCCTGTTTCGGTGATGGTTTCCATAGAGGAATATGTGCTTCCCCTTCTCAGGAAGAGAGCCGGATGCAAAGGATACCATAAACGTGTATATCATGGAGAGATAACATCCGATTACCGTAAGAAACCTGGCAGGCTGCATTTCCTCAGGGTTATCGCTTACCGTGAAAGTCATACATGGAAACTGCATCATCCGGAGAGTTCCGGCTCAGGAGACCTGATGAGCACAGTGAACGTGAATGCTCTAGCACTTGCAGGTGAAGATGTGGTGAGCCTGAGATCCGGAGATATCCTGTCTTTTCATTTCTTCTACTCAACTGCCGGGGAACTGTCCTTCGCGTGA
- a CDS encoding LysR family transcriptional regulator, with the protein MNDISSDTDIHILESNSILELISPDYHIHLISDSSRKPGADVLSRKADLTVFSPLTAIEADKISAIVPALMNIKGISSFSISGKHWIELEGESLFGQGRIELLKAVGSTGSILQAARETGVPYKRVWLLLRDAEDRLGAELIMSDRGGSKGGGSNLTKLAERIIEIWDRTESDFRDLLNQLEV; encoded by the coding sequence ATGAATGATATCTCCTCTGACACGGATATCCATATATTGGAGAGTAATTCCATTCTAGAACTTATAAGCCCAGATTATCATATACATCTCATATCTGATTCCAGCCGAAAGCCTGGTGCAGACGTACTATCCCGGAAAGCCGACCTGACCGTTTTTAGTCCGCTGACAGCGATTGAGGCTGATAAGATCTCCGCGATTGTACCGGCTCTCATGAATATCAAGGGTATTTCCTCTTTTTCGATAAGTGGTAAACACTGGATAGAACTGGAAGGTGAATCTCTGTTCGGTCAGGGTCGGATTGAACTTCTGAAAGCGGTTGGAAGTACAGGGTCCATCCTGCAGGCTGCCAGGGAAACCGGAGTCCCATATAAGAGGGTATGGCTCCTGCTTCGGGACGCTGAAGACAGACTTGGCGCAGAACTCATCATGAGTGATCGAGGTGGTTCGAAAGGTGGAGGAAGCAATCTCACTAAGCTGGCTGAGAGAATCATTGAAATATGGGACAGAACTGAATCGGATTTCAGAGATCTGTTGAATCAACTGGAGGTATAA
- a CDS encoding YgiQ family radical SAM protein codes for MRKPAPVLPMSRVEMVDLGWEVCDIILITGDAYVDHPSFGTALIGRFLEGLGYRVGIIPQPDISTSEDFLRLGVPRLFIGISSGAMDSMVNHYTSLKRIRSDDAYSEGGKPGKRPDRAVLKYVNMVQKTMPGVPVVIGGIEASMRRLSHFDFWSEKIRKSILLDSKAQILIYGMGEKAVGEIADRISAGSDLKGIKGTAIYMSSKALNDSDISEYTELPSHEEVIRSPQAFMEMTKLIESESNPWSGSTLVQKADSRAIIVYPPQHPLSTVEMDRIYDLPFSRKPHPVYMNEIPAFRMIRNSITVVRGCSGGCSFCALGLHQGRAISSRSIESVLREVHKLKLEKYFRGTVTDLGGPTANLYGMGCSDEDAEKKCKRNSCLYPGICPHFSTDHGPYLNLLDSVSRIDGVSNVFISSGIRFDVALRDLRFIERLTANHVSGLLKIAPEHFSREVLKLMRKPDPDLWREFKELFEKYSEKVGKRQYIEPYILAAFPGCGMNQMHVTASELNRQNMRPEKAQIFLPTPMTMATAMYFTELHPDTGESIYVARKPSSRKRQLACLPGHSG; via the coding sequence ATGAGAAAGCCTGCACCAGTTCTTCCCATGTCGAGGGTAGAAATGGTCGACCTTGGCTGGGAAGTCTGTGATATCATTCTGATTACAGGGGATGCATACGTTGATCACCCCTCTTTCGGAACCGCGCTGATAGGAAGGTTCCTGGAAGGTCTTGGATACAGGGTCGGAATAATACCTCAGCCTGATATCAGCACTTCTGAAGATTTCCTCCGTCTTGGAGTTCCCAGACTGTTTATCGGGATATCTTCCGGAGCGATGGACTCGATGGTTAATCATTACACATCCCTGAAACGGATTCGATCGGACGATGCTTATTCAGAGGGGGGAAAACCGGGAAAAAGGCCTGATAGAGCTGTTCTGAAGTATGTAAATATGGTGCAGAAGACAATGCCTGGAGTTCCGGTTGTAATTGGTGGTATAGAAGCCAGCATGAGAAGATTGAGTCATTTTGATTTCTGGAGTGAAAAAATCAGAAAATCGATTCTTCTCGATTCAAAAGCCCAGATCCTGATCTATGGAATGGGAGAGAAAGCTGTCGGGGAAATAGCGGACAGGATTTCAGCAGGCAGTGACCTCAAGGGAATTAAAGGTACTGCTATATATATGAGCAGTAAAGCATTGAATGATTCAGATATCAGTGAATACACGGAACTGCCGTCGCATGAGGAAGTAATCCGGTCACCTCAGGCATTCATGGAGATGACGAAGCTGATCGAAAGTGAAAGCAACCCATGGTCCGGTTCCACACTTGTTCAGAAGGCTGACAGCCGTGCAATCATTGTTTATCCGCCGCAGCATCCACTCAGCACTGTTGAAATGGACAGGATATACGATCTTCCATTCTCCAGAAAACCTCATCCGGTTTACATGAACGAAATACCTGCTTTCAGGATGATCAGGAATTCAATTACTGTTGTCAGGGGATGCTCAGGTGGATGCAGTTTCTGTGCTCTTGGACTTCATCAGGGAAGGGCTATAAGCAGCAGAAGTATCGAGTCTGTTCTGAGAGAAGTGCACAAGCTTAAGCTGGAGAAGTACTTCAGGGGAACAGTCACAGATCTGGGTGGCCCCACCGCCAATCTATACGGCATGGGTTGCTCGGACGAAGATGCAGAAAAAAAATGTAAAAGAAATTCCTGCCTCTATCCCGGAATCTGTCCGCATTTCAGTACTGATCATGGCCCATATCTGAATCTGCTTGATTCTGTATCGAGGATTGATGGAGTCAGCAATGTATTTATATCCAGCGGGATACGCTTTGATGTCGCGCTCCGGGATCTCCGATTTATAGAAAGACTTACCGCGAATCATGTTTCGGGTTTACTGAAGATAGCGCCTGAACATTTTTCCAGGGAAGTACTCAAGCTCATGCGGAAACCGGATCCGGACCTATGGAGAGAGTTTAAAGAACTGTTTGAGAAGTACTCTGAAAAAGTTGGAAAGAGGCAATATATAGAACCTTATATACTTGCGGCATTTCCAGGATGTGGAATGAACCAGATGCATGTGACTGCCAGCGAACTGAACCGGCAGAATATGCGCCCTGAAAAAGCCCAGATATTTCTTCCGACACCAATGACCATGGCAACTGCGATGTACTTCACTGAACTTCATCCTGATACAGGAGAGAGCATTTATGTGGCTCGAAAACCGTCGAGCAGGAAACGTCAGCTTGCCTGCCTGCCGGGACATTCCGGATAA
- a CDS encoding PUR family DNA/RNA-binding protein, whose protein sequence is MNTDNGILSSERVSAGRTTYFIDVRQAVNDRFYLCITESRRISDTGFDQNRIFLFEENLDELRKTLEKAFYEVEQAVLKRGELPESGSSQKHERTGKVWTEEEEELLKKGFSSNTPLEELSEKLQRSIYAITMRLEKLGLMEQPAGIEKQTG, encoded by the coding sequence ATGAATACTGATAACGGAATACTTTCCTCGGAAAGAGTCTCAGCCGGCAGAACGACATACTTCATCGACGTACGGCAGGCGGTGAATGACAGATTCTACCTTTGTATAACGGAATCAAGAAGAATTTCGGACACCGGTTTCGACCAGAACAGGATTTTCCTGTTCGAAGAAAATCTCGATGAACTCAGGAAAACTCTTGAAAAGGCATTCTATGAAGTTGAACAGGCTGTTCTGAAGAGAGGGGAGCTGCCTGAATCGGGTTCATCACAGAAGCATGAACGAACGGGCAAAGTGTGGACTGAAGAAGAAGAAGAGCTTCTGAAGAAAGGGTTCAGCAGCAACACACCGCTGGAAGAGCTTTCTGAGAAGTTACAGAGAAGCATTTATGCAATAACCATGAGGCTTGAGAAACTGGGATTGATGGAACAGCCTGCCGGAATCGAAAAACAGACAGGATAA
- a CDS encoding sulfite exporter TauE/SafE family protein codes for MTPLNAILLFLAGIAAGFVNVSAGGGSFLTIPLLMILGGLPAAAANGTNRVAVLIQNLVAIRNFRKHGFKDIRQGMKLGISAMVGAVIGSFIALDIPEDIFRTVMSIIMLLALVTVLRPRRKNTQNDNSGILKHSVLQIITFFLIGIYGGFIQAGTGYLIIFSLSVIGGLSLIKTNSLKIVIIATYLTPSLIVFIANGEVKWFPALILTAGTSLGGWFGSTFAIRKGDKWIRIILAAAILGMAAKMIGLF; via the coding sequence ATGACGCCTCTGAACGCAATACTCTTGTTTCTTGCAGGTATCGCTGCAGGGTTCGTGAACGTCAGCGCCGGGGGGGGGTCATTCCTGACAATTCCCCTTCTCATGATCCTTGGGGGTCTCCCCGCGGCCGCAGCAAACGGTACGAACAGGGTGGCTGTACTCATCCAGAACCTCGTTGCCATCAGAAATTTTCGAAAGCACGGATTCAAGGACATCAGGCAGGGAATGAAGCTCGGGATTTCGGCAATGGTCGGTGCTGTTATAGGATCATTCATAGCTCTTGATATACCGGAGGATATTTTCCGAACAGTGATGTCCATCATAATGCTTCTGGCACTTGTAACTGTACTTCGTCCGAGAAGAAAGAACACACAAAATGACAATTCCGGGATTCTCAAGCATTCGGTGCTGCAGATCATCACCTTCTTTTTAATCGGCATATACGGAGGATTCATCCAGGCAGGCACCGGTTACCTGATAATCTTCTCGCTCTCAGTTATCGGAGGGCTCTCGCTGATCAAAACAAACAGTCTGAAGATTGTCATTATCGCAACTTATCTTACTCCATCACTGATTGTCTTCATCGCAAATGGTGAGGTTAAGTGGTTTCCCGCTCTGATTCTGACAGCAGGAACATCTCTGGGTGGCTGGTTCGGATCGACTTTCGCCATCAGGAAGGGTGACAAATGGATCAGGATCATTCTCGCGGCTGCCATTCTTGGAATGGCGGCAAAAATGATAGGATTGTTTTAA
- a CDS encoding SagB/ThcOx family dehydrogenase — MLLHLIFSVTACVGSPHSSVILLPEPAPDSGISIEEAIESRRSIRTFASESISLTELARMLHSAQGITSDYGFRAAPSAGATFPLSVFVIAENVDSLEAGIYMYEPSDESLTAVRMGYFLDELSDAALGQTCVKDVPAVIVITAECSITTSVYGNRGRIYVHMEAGHVSQNIYLQCTAMGLGTVAVGAFSDNEISDILNLTEDETPLYLMPVGRPVEH, encoded by the coding sequence ATGTTGCTCCATCTCATTTTCTCCGTTACAGCCTGCGTCGGCAGTCCTCACTCTTCTGTAATCCTGCTTCCTGAACCTGCTCCGGACAGCGGTATCTCTATTGAGGAAGCAATAGAATCAAGACGGTCTATTCGCACATTTGCCTCAGAGAGTATCTCTTTGACAGAGCTTGCGCGGATGCTGCACTCGGCGCAGGGTATCACTTCAGATTATGGATTCAGAGCAGCGCCCTCCGCAGGTGCAACTTTCCCCCTTTCAGTTTTTGTCATCGCTGAAAATGTTGACTCTCTGGAAGCCGGGATCTACATGTATGAACCTTCAGATGAATCCCTTACAGCGGTCAGGATGGGATATTTTCTCGATGAGCTTTCCGATGCAGCGCTCGGACAGACATGCGTAAAAGATGTGCCTGCGGTTATAGTCATTACCGCGGAATGCAGCATAACAACTTCTGTTTACGGGAATCGCGGCAGAATCTATGTCCACATGGAAGCGGGACATGTTTCACAGAACATTTATCTCCAGTGCACCGCGATGGGACTCGGCACAGTAGCAGTCGGAGCGTTCAGCGACAATGAAATAAGTGATATACTCAACCTCACGGAAGATGAAACTCCGCTCTATCTCATGCCTGTCGGCAGACCGGTTGAACACTGA
- a CDS encoding DUF3634 family protein, with protein MSDLIKILLRRISPPLFTIRITDRAAVLTAGQVTPALLRDWSEIARKNNIVCGWIWGLRTGSCIRLDFSSNISKNDRQRFRNIMAIHAK; from the coding sequence TTGTCCGATTTAATCAAAATCTTACTGAGAAGAATATCTCCGCCTCTTTTCACTATCAGGATCACCGACCGCGCTGCAGTTCTTACCGCTGGACAAGTAACTCCAGCTCTGCTCAGGGATTGGTCGGAAATAGCTCGAAAAAACAATATAGTGTGTGGATGGATATGGGGATTGCGAACCGGAAGCTGTATCAGACTGGATTTCTCTTCGAATATCAGTAAGAATGATCGTCAGCGTTTCCGAAATATCATGGCCATACATGCGAAATGA
- a CDS encoding MGMT family protein, whose translation MKNESMYSRIYSVVRMIPPGKVATYGQVSRIAGRCSARNVGYSMSSVPFGSDIPWHRVINKRGMISIRSGGGECSAQRQLLEGEGVLFNDKDRVNLDIYGWEGPEPLMRGEAE comes from the coding sequence ATGAAAAATGAATCAATGTACTCAAGAATATACAGCGTAGTGAGAATGATACCGCCTGGGAAAGTGGCCACCTATGGTCAAGTCTCCAGGATAGCAGGAAGGTGTTCCGCGAGGAACGTGGGTTATTCAATGTCATCAGTCCCGTTCGGAAGCGATATCCCCTGGCACAGGGTAATCAACAAAAGAGGTATGATCAGCATCAGGAGCGGTGGAGGAGAGTGCTCCGCCCAGCGTCAGCTTCTTGAAGGTGAAGGAGTTCTTTTCAATGATAAGGATCGAGTGAACCTGGATATCTATGGCTGGGAAGGTCCCGAACCCTTGATGAGAGGTGAAGCTGAATGA